One Oscillospiraceae bacterium genomic region harbors:
- a CDS encoding N-6 DNA methylase has translation MDERLAEPSRGTGDAADLQPVIQEPQAESDTTPSAFSVPISDLPPLSDELILGLLAKESSSRADNAAILEYFNEHPDLAERSAFCKHCYKQIYTYLFVDDNTVGFIRHDMYLELWEGNYLTKTAQVNLTWDAVAAKIADLIEQGRLMVPIKATPVQQQMEQLTLTPEDSEKAGLPSHEQQAKNIDLAAEAKKWNKPIIDASGKYITEQDITDALCKGGGFEDSKFRIQQYFSAQVLPIEEDQARWLKKEYGIGGGTWFFRDGGHGFLDHMGKNLEITRRTEDGEYRRVLKWKEVAQRLRLLVYNDQYLTDAEKATYQAWAAEQQAARAANDAALAHAKHAITDFCENEGLNEPNFSDLTRVEFAYSTTEDDEHEIQVYANLLRNEIRYEVDGNIVHIDYFQDNHELAAQGIENSAFSDFINTAEAEFEKHHPTTRKVEKSPVTIGSTVYLEDARPFTVEEIGRENIHLRDESFPLVGRAVSHEEFARLLAANPKNAALSAPEVPSRQEQPEETAEPIVGEVIEEPNPFVAQVMADAERLSAEDEPYHREPITYEAPYLDNLPTAQREKFAANIAAIQKLKKIEQRVANGGSPAFEDEQRILAQYTGWGGLSDAFDPNKSAWSNEYSQLKAALSESEYEAARSSTLTAFYTPATVIHPIYRALERFGVKGGKILEPSMGTGAFLAHGHFGSSDAKFYGVELDSITGRISKQLYQKANIQVTGYENALLPDNYFDCVIGNVPFGNFQVNDPQYNRLHFPIHDYFFAKSIDKLRTGGIMAIITSSGTLDKKDDRARKYIAERCDLIGAVRLPNNAFKGSGTKIMTDVIFLQKRDTLRQQDEPWLHLAEDANGITMNRYFVEHPEMICGRMEIVSGPYGPTSTCQPIDPDAVDRFGKPLLETQIDTAMQHLTATLTKAEISIQEESGEDTKYIDADPFVRNFSYTVKDDKIYYREGAVMRECNPNAASAERIRKLVELRDTTRALIDAQLQDLSDEEIHRLQAQLNRQYDAFRAKHGLINSRSAELSFRDDSSYYLLCSLENVDEKGNFISKSDMFTKRTIRSAQIPDHADTASDALALSIGERAKVDMPYMMHLTGKDEATLAKELAGVIFVEPFRKQEDGSPVYLMADEYLSGNVREKLRIAHVAADQDPAFRINVEALEQVQPKDLTAGEITVRLGVTWIGSEIIKRFADELFQSTYREQKIAVRYNEYLNNWYISNKSQGNDNIRVTNTYGTKRINGYHLLENALNLRATKIYDTIYDENGKEQHKLNGPATEEAQAKQRMIEDAFKDWIFKDRERRESLVALYNEKFNCIRPREYDGSHIQFFGMNPEIALRPHQRNAIAHILYGHNTLLAHVVGAGKTYEMVAAAMEKKRLGLCSKTLVAVPNHLTGQFASEALKLYPNANILVTTQRDFEKSNRKRFCAKIATGNYDIVVIGHSQFEKIPLSDARKAEFIRKQIDELEMQLESMDNSDSRLTVKQLESKKKQLKTKLSNLLDAPKRDDVVTFEELGADSLMVDEAHNFKNLMTVTKMHNIAGISTTESQKASDLFMKCQYLDEITGARGVTFATGTPISNSMTELYTMQRYLQQYTLERNGLANFDSWAATFGETVTAIELAPEGTGYRTKTRFARFFNLPELMAMFKECADIQTADMLKLPVPALVGGKPTNIQLKPSEIQKQMVTELGERADKIRNKMVKPYEDNMLKITNDGRKLALDQRLIDPDLPDDPDSKVNICVGKIFEIWEHTMPQRSAQLVFCDLSTPKAGVFNVYDDMKAKLIERGIPETEIAFIHEANTDARKTELFGKVRSGAVRVLMGSTAKMGAGTNVQQRLVALHHLDVPWRPSDIEQREGRILRQGNENKEVYVFRYVTEGTFDAYSWQLIENKQKFIGQIMTSKSPARSCDDMDEAALSYAEVKALAAGNPLIKEKMDLDVQLTRLKTLKAAHDSQRYELENKIAIGFPAEIRKCKEQIENATVDAATVKEHSVVDADGKDVFCIQLEKKVYYEKEPAGKALLGLLGLALNSEKPVPIGHFKGMELQIQHLPFGNEYHARLAGSGSYSTQLGADVLGNLTRLSNLANGIEPSIEKTRNMQIQLEQQLASAEEEVKRPFPQATELTEKSKRLAVLEGLLNMNDKDIVTDTEPEQQCQTDNRQRGQGER, from the coding sequence GTGGATGAACGCCTTGCAGAGCCAAGCCGAGGAACTGGCGATGCAGCAGATTTACAGCCTGTAATACAAGAACCCCAAGCGGAGAGCGATACCACGCCCTCCGCTTTTTCTGTACCCATTTCTGATTTGCCGCCGCTGAGCGATGAACTGATTCTAGGCTTACTGGCGAAAGAATCCTCCAGCCGTGCCGACAATGCGGCTATTCTGGAATATTTCAATGAGCATCCCGACCTTGCCGAGCGCAGCGCCTTTTGCAAGCACTGTTACAAGCAAATTTATACATATTTGTTCGTGGATGACAATACCGTGGGTTTTATCCGGCATGATATGTACCTTGAACTTTGGGAGGGCAACTATCTTACCAAAACAGCACAGGTCAATCTGACATGGGATGCTGTTGCCGCAAAGATTGCTGACCTCATCGAGCAAGGGCGTCTGATGGTTCCCATCAAGGCTACACCCGTGCAGCAGCAGATGGAGCAGCTTACTCTTACTCCCGAAGATTCTGAAAAGGCAGGACTGCCGAGCCATGAGCAGCAAGCAAAAAATATCGACCTTGCGGCAGAAGCCAAAAAGTGGAACAAGCCCATCATTGACGCATCCGGCAAGTACATTACGGAGCAGGACATTACCGATGCACTGTGCAAAGGCGGCGGGTTTGAAGATAGCAAATTTCGCATTCAGCAATATTTCTCTGCACAGGTACTTCCTATCGAGGAAGATCAAGCCCGCTGGCTGAAAAAAGAATACGGCATCGGCGGCGGTACATGGTTCTTCCGTGATGGTGGGCACGGCTTTCTTGACCACATGGGCAAAAATCTTGAAATCACCCGACGTACAGAGGACGGCGAGTATCGCCGCGTTTTGAAGTGGAAAGAGGTTGCCCAACGCCTGCGGCTTTTGGTTTACAACGACCAGTATCTGACCGATGCCGAAAAAGCTACCTATCAGGCATGGGCAGCAGAACAGCAAGCCGCTCGTGCAGCGAACGATGCCGCACTCGCCCATGCAAAACACGCCATCACGGATTTCTGCGAGAATGAGGGGCTAAACGAGCCGAATTTCTCCGACTTGACCCGCGTGGAGTTTGCTTACTCTACCACCGAGGACGATGAGCACGAGATCCAAGTGTATGCCAATCTTCTGCGGAACGAAATCCGCTATGAAGTTGACGGTAACATTGTCCATATCGACTACTTCCAAGATAACCACGAGCTTGCTGCGCAGGGCATTGAAAACAGCGCTTTCTCGGATTTTATCAATACCGCCGAAGCAGAGTTTGAAAAGCATCATCCGACTACAAGAAAAGTCGAAAAATCACCTGTAACTATCGGCAGCACGGTTTATCTGGAAGATGCCAGACCCTTTACCGTGGAGGAAATCGGCAGAGAAAACATTCATCTGCGGGATGAAAGTTTCCCGCTGGTAGGCCGTGCCGTCAGCCATGAAGAATTTGCGCGGCTGCTTGCGGCCAACCCCAAAAATGCAGCACTATCCGCCCCGGAAGTTCCAAGCCGCCAAGAGCAGCCGGAAGAAACTGCCGAACCCATCGTGGGCGAAGTCATCGAAGAACCCAACCCCTTTGTGGCGCAGGTTATGGCGGACGCAGAACGGCTTTCGGCAGAAGATGAACCTTACCACCGCGAACCCATTACCTATGAAGCCCCTTATCTGGATAACCTGCCGACAGCACAGCGAGAAAAGTTTGCAGCCAACATTGCCGCCATCCAAAAGCTGAAAAAAATTGAGCAGCGCGTAGCGAACGGCGGCAGCCCTGCTTTTGAGGATGAACAGAGAATTTTAGCACAGTACACGGGCTGGGGCGGGCTTTCGGATGCGTTCGACCCGAACAAAAGTGCATGGTCGAACGAGTACAGCCAGCTGAAAGCAGCATTGTCTGAATCTGAGTATGAAGCTGCCCGCAGCAGCACCCTGACGGCGTTTTATACCCCCGCCACCGTTATCCACCCCATCTACCGTGCACTGGAGCGCTTCGGCGTAAAGGGCGGCAAGATCCTAGAACCCAGCATGGGCACAGGCGCATTTCTCGCACACGGACATTTTGGCAGCAGTGATGCCAAATTCTACGGCGTAGAATTGGACAGCATCACAGGCCGCATCTCCAAGCAGCTATATCAAAAGGCTAATATCCAAGTGACTGGCTATGAAAATGCGCTTCTCCCCGACAACTATTTTGACTGCGTTATTGGCAATGTCCCTTTCGGCAATTTCCAAGTCAATGACCCGCAGTATAACCGGCTGCATTTTCCCATTCACGACTATTTCTTTGCCAAGAGCATCGACAAGTTGCGCACCGGCGGCATCATGGCGATCATCACCTCCAGCGGCACATTGGACAAAAAGGATGACCGCGCCCGCAAGTACATTGCCGAGCGCTGCGACCTTATCGGTGCGGTGCGCTTGCCCAACAATGCGTTCAAGGGCAGCGGAACTAAAATCATGACGGATGTAATTTTCCTGCAAAAGCGTGACACACTGCGCCAGCAGGACGAGCCTTGGCTGCACCTTGCAGAAGATGCCAACGGCATCACCATGAACCGCTACTTTGTGGAGCACCCCGAAATGATTTGCGGCAGAATGGAGATAGTCTCCGGTCCGTATGGCCCGACTTCCACCTGTCAGCCGATAGACCCCGATGCGGTGGACCGTTTCGGAAAGCCGTTGCTGGAAACGCAAATCGACACTGCCATGCAGCACTTGACCGCCACGCTGACAAAAGCCGAAATTTCCATACAGGAGGAAAGCGGCGAGGACACCAAGTACATTGATGCCGATCCCTTTGTGCGTAATTTCAGCTACACGGTAAAGGACGATAAAATCTATTACCGCGAAGGCGCAGTTATGCGGGAATGTAATCCCAACGCAGCATCTGCCGAGCGTATCCGCAAACTGGTGGAACTGCGCGATACCACCCGCGCTCTGATCGATGCGCAGTTGCAGGACTTGTCGGACGAGGAAATCCACCGTCTGCAAGCCCAGCTTAACCGCCAGTATGATGCCTTCCGCGCCAAGCACGGCCTAATCAACAGCCGCAGCGCGGAGTTGTCTTTCCGGGATGACAGCAGCTACTATTTGCTGTGTTCACTTGAAAATGTCGATGAAAAAGGAAACTTTATCAGCAAGTCGGATATGTTCACCAAAAGGACTATCCGCTCTGCACAGATACCAGACCACGCCGACACGGCATCGGACGCTCTGGCACTGAGCATCGGGGAACGTGCCAAGGTCGATATGCCTTACATGATGCACCTTACCGGGAAAGATGAAGCGACGCTTGCCAAGGAACTGGCGGGCGTTATTTTTGTAGAGCCTTTCCGCAAACAGGAGGACGGCAGCCCTGTTTACCTTATGGCGGATGAGTATTTATCCGGCAATGTACGCGAAAAGCTGCGTATTGCTCATGTTGCAGCCGACCAAGACCCGGCGTTCCGCATCAATGTAGAAGCGTTGGAACAGGTGCAGCCCAAGGACTTGACTGCGGGCGAGATAACGGTTCGGTTGGGTGTCACATGGATCGGGTCGGAAATCATCAAGCGGTTTGCCGATGAACTTTTTCAGTCAACCTACCGCGAACAGAAAATAGCTGTCCGTTACAATGAATATCTGAATAACTGGTATATTTCCAACAAGAGCCAGGGCAACGATAATATCCGCGTCACGAACACCTACGGCACAAAACGTATCAACGGCTATCATTTGTTGGAGAACGCACTCAATCTGCGCGCCACCAAAATTTACGATACAATCTATGACGAAAACGGCAAGGAGCAGCATAAACTCAATGGTCCTGCCACCGAAGAAGCACAGGCCAAGCAACGGATGATAGAAGATGCTTTTAAAGACTGGATTTTCAAGGACCGTGAGCGCCGGGAAAGCTTGGTGGCGCTGTACAATGAAAAGTTCAACTGCATCCGCCCCCGTGAGTACGACGGCAGCCACATCCAGTTTTTCGGTATGAACCCGGAAATCGCACTGCGGCCCCACCAGCGCAATGCCATTGCCCACATCCTGTACGGCCACAACACCTTGCTGGCCCATGTGGTTGGCGCGGGTAAAACTTACGAAATGGTTGCCGCCGCAATGGAAAAAAAGCGGCTGGGCCTGTGCAGTAAAACGCTTGTTGCCGTGCCAAATCATCTGACAGGCCAATTTGCCAGTGAAGCGCTGAAGCTATACCCCAATGCAAACATTTTGGTGACAACGCAGCGCGATTTTGAAAAGTCAAACCGTAAACGGTTTTGTGCCAAAATCGCCACCGGCAACTATGACATTGTGGTAATCGGTCACAGCCAGTTTGAAAAGATTCCACTTTCCGATGCCAGAAAAGCCGAGTTTATCCGCAAGCAAATTGACGAACTGGAGATGCAGTTGGAGAGCATGGACAACAGCGACAGCCGTCTGACCGTCAAGCAGTTGGAAAGTAAGAAAAAGCAGTTGAAAACCAAGCTGTCAAATTTGCTGGACGCCCCGAAGCGGGATGATGTGGTGACTTTTGAGGAACTGGGCGCAGACTCCCTCATGGTCGATGAAGCACACAATTTCAAGAACCTCATGACCGTTACAAAGATGCACAACATCGCGGGTATCAGCACTACCGAGAGCCAGAAGGCCAGTGACCTGTTTATGAAGTGCCAGTACCTTGATGAAATCACCGGAGCACGCGGCGTAACGTTTGCCACAGGCACCCCCATTTCCAACAGTATGACCGAGCTGTATACCATGCAGCGCTATTTGCAACAGTACACCTTGGAACGCAACGGCCTTGCAAACTTTGATAGTTGGGCGGCCACCTTTGGCGAAACCGTCACAGCCATCGAACTTGCGCCGGAGGGAACCGGCTACCGCACAAAAACACGCTTCGCTCGTTTTTTCAATCTGCCGGAACTTATGGCAATGTTCAAAGAATGCGCCGATATTCAAACAGCAGATATGCTGAAACTGCCTGTTCCTGCCCTTGTGGGCGGCAAGCCGACCAACATCCAGCTAAAGCCCTCCGAAATACAAAAGCAGATGGTGACAGAATTGGGCGAACGAGCCGACAAAATCCGCAATAAAATGGTAAAGCCCTATGAGGACAATATGCTGAAAATCACCAACGACGGACGCAAATTAGCTCTGGATCAGCGCTTGATCGACCCCGACTTGCCCGATGACCCTGACAGCAAGGTCAATATCTGTGTGGGCAAAATTTTTGAGATATGGGAGCATACCATGCCCCAACGCAGTGCGCAGCTTGTTTTCTGCGATCTGTCTACACCCAAAGCGGGCGTTTTCAATGTCTACGATGACATGAAAGCAAAGCTGATCGAGCGCGGAATCCCCGAAACAGAAATTGCCTTCATCCATGAAGCGAACACCGATGCCCGCAAGACGGAACTTTTCGGAAAAGTTCGCAGCGGTGCAGTTCGCGTGCTGATGGGCAGCACGGCCAAAATGGGAGCGGGCACCAATGTGCAACAGCGTCTTGTGGCGCTGCACCATCTGGATGTACCGTGGCGGCCATCTGATATTGAGCAGCGTGAGGGCAGAATATTACGACAGGGCAATGAAAATAAGGAGGTCTATGTTTTCCGTTATGTCACCGAAGGTACATTTGATGCCTACTCGTGGCAGCTTATCGAGAATAAGCAGAAATTCATCGGGCAAATCATGACCTCAAAATCTCCGGCTCGCAGCTGCGATGATATGGACGAGGCCGCGCTGTCCTATGCCGAGGTCAAGGCATTGGCAGCAGGCAATCCGCTTATCAAGGAAAAGATGGACTTGGACGTGCAGTTGACCCGTCTTAAAACACTGAAAGCTGCCCATGACAGCCAGCGTTATGAACTGGAAAATAAAATTGCCATCGGCTTCCCGGCTGAAATCCGAAAATGCAAAGAACAGATTGAAAATGCCACGGTAGACGCCGCCACCGTAAAGGAACACTCCGTAGTGGATGCGGACGGCAAAGATGTTTTCTGTATCCAGTTGGAAAAGAAAGTTTACTACGAAAAAGAACCTGCGGGGAAAGCCCTGTTAGGTCTGCTGGGCTTGGCACTGAATAGCGAAAAGCCCGTACCTATCGGGCATTTCAAGGGTATGGAACTGCAAATCCAACATCTGCCTTTTGGCAACGAGTACCATGCAAGATTGGCTGGCTCTGGTTCATATAGCACTCAGCTGGGAGCTGATGTGCTAGGCAATCTGACACGCCTTTCCAATTTGGCAAATGGTATTGAACCAAGCATTGAAAAGACCCGCAATATGCAAATCCAGTTGGAACAGCAGCTTGCCAGCGCCGAGGAAGAAGTCAAGCGGCCATTTCCACAGGCAACAGAACTGACTGAAAAGAGTAAGCGTCTTGCGGTGCTGGAGGGACTGCTGAACATGAACGACAAAGACATTGTGACCGACACCGAGCCGGAACAACAGTGTCAGACCGATAATCGACAGCGTGGACAGGGGGAGCGATAA
- a CDS encoding CAP domain-containing protein, with the protein MKKSIVALGMVLALSGCAAAADETLAAEPAALVEISPATEETAQLVEAAATAEPAQTATPEPTPEPTPEPTQAPTPAPTAEPTAVPTAEPTQAPVEETVAATPAQVSMSYGAVPFDLATGTEQWWSIDSSDSAYWAVQENINAIRAAAGLSPLAMDGGLSAAADARCESFVAGGVFDHSGMTTRSEICAAGPIGSASSVCSYWQNSPAHYANITNASFTSMGVACWFCSTAEGQYTYWTVTFN; encoded by the coding sequence ATGAAAAAATCTATTGTTGCATTGGGCATGGTATTGGCGCTGTCCGGGTGTGCAGCGGCAGCGGATGAAACTCTTGCGGCTGAACCGGCTGCACTGGTGGAAATCTCACCGGCCACCGAAGAAACTGCGCAGCTGGTGGAAGCTGCTGCAACTGCCGAACCTGCGCAGACAGCAACCCCTGAGCCGACACCCGAACCGACACCCGAACCGACACAGGCCCCCACGCCCGCGCCGACAGCAGAGCCTACGGCAGTCCCCACCGCAGAACCCACGCAAGCCCCGGTGGAGGAAACCGTAGCCGCCACTCCGGCACAGGTTAGTATGAGTTATGGTGCGGTGCCGTTCGACCTTGCAACCGGTACGGAGCAATGGTGGAGCATCGACAGCAGCGACAGCGCATACTGGGCCGTGCAGGAGAACATCAACGCCATCCGTGCGGCGGCGGGACTTTCCCCGCTGGCAATGGACGGCGGGCTGAGCGCGGCGGCAGATGCCCGCTGCGAGAGCTTTGTCGCGGGCGGTGTGTTCGACCACAGCGGCATGACCACCCGCAGTGAAATCTGCGCAGCCGGTCCTATCGGCTCGGCCAGCAGCGTATGCAGCTATTGGCAGAACAGTCCTGCCCACTATGCCAACATCACCAACGCCAGCTTTACGAGCATGGGTGTGGCCTGTTGGTTTTGCTCCACCGCCGAGGGGCAGTATACCTACTGGACTGTCACATTCAACTAA
- a CDS encoding type II toxin-antitoxin system prevent-host-death family antitoxin, with the protein MPNIRSSADLRNNYNDISSYCHAYNEPVFITKNGKGDLAVMSMETYEEMAGRIELYSKLQEGLADVEAGNTRPFADVMADLRHRRERR; encoded by the coding sequence ATGCCGAACATTCGTTCCAGCGCAGATTTGAGAAACAACTACAATGACATTTCCTCTTACTGCCATGCCTACAACGAGCCGGTCTTCATTACCAAAAACGGTAAGGGCGACCTTGCCGTTATGAGCATGGAAACCTACGAGGAAATGGCGGGCCGCATTGAACTGTACAGCAAGCTGCAAGAGGGCCTTGCCGACGTGGAAGCCGGGAACACGCGCCCCTTTGCCGATGTTATGGCTGATTTGCGCCACCGCAGGGAGCGCAGATGA
- a CDS encoding type II toxin-antitoxin system RelE/ParE family toxin produces MKYNIHVTQAAERDMANAYDYIDLVLKNPTAADKLLDAADEKIGALAEFPHKFEVVSDKLLSLWGIRFTIVMNYLAFYTVDDATQTVHIVRFLYGKSNWITILKTDAANGSLPMFS; encoded by the coding sequence ATGAAATACAACATTCATGTCACCCAAGCCGCCGAGCGCGATATGGCGAACGCCTACGACTATATCGACCTTGTACTGAAAAATCCAACTGCCGCCGACAAGCTGTTGGATGCGGCCGACGAAAAAATCGGAGCACTGGCAGAATTCCCGCACAAATTTGAAGTCGTTTCCGACAAACTGCTTTCCTTATGGGGAATCCGCTTCACCATCGTTATGAATTACCTTGCGTTTTACACGGTGGACGATGCCACGCAAACGGTGCATATCGTGCGGTTTCTCTACGGCAAAAGCAACTGGATCACCATTCTGAAAACAGATGCAGCAAACGGCAGTTTGCCGATGTTCTCATAA
- a CDS encoding DUF3849 domain-containing protein, with product MTPQEQLCEKMRVEQSAYCLWLTAQPPEEILNHAYEYSVREDIILATEEMNLTPARVRALLKSPAPLADVYKDFSKLETDYMSIVAQCVEDRADDLLKKEQQQNPPKVYRQSVTYAREHGELQQYHASCHLNERCRDEIDAALAQRFDGLRLGAGAVEQVVAEYGLERTKYVLAAAIQTRDGDGRISRTNREWADSIRTIKDMDRRGLDRSCYYADLQVHTCLLDGFVNQVRKFEKAKAQPAQDTPER from the coding sequence ATGACCCCGCAGGAGCAGCTCTGCGAAAAAATGCGGGTGGAGCAGAGCGCCTATTGCCTATGGCTGACCGCACAGCCGCCAGAAGAAATTCTGAACCACGCCTACGAGTACAGCGTCCGTGAGGACATTATTCTGGCAACGGAAGAAATGAACCTCACCCCTGCACGGGTGCGGGCGCTGCTGAAATCTCCCGCGCCGCTGGCGGATGTGTATAAGGATTTTTCTAAGCTGGAAACCGATTATATGAGCATTGTGGCTCAGTGCGTGGAAGACCGTGCAGATGACTTGCTGAAAAAGGAGCAGCAGCAGAACCCACCCAAAGTATATCGACAGTCCGTCACTTATGCCCGCGAACACGGCGAATTGCAGCAGTACCATGCGTCTTGCCACTTGAATGAAAGGTGTCGGGACGAGATTGACGCAGCGCTTGCACAGCGCTTTGATGGTTTGCGGCTGGGCGCTGGCGCTGTTGAGCAGGTAGTGGCGGAATATGGTTTGGAGCGCACAAAATATGTGTTGGCAGCGGCCATTCAAACCCGTGATGGAGATGGTCGTATTTCTCGCACAAATAGAGAATGGGCAGATTCCATTCGCACGATCAAAGATATGGATCGCCGTGGACTTGACCGTTCCTGTTACTACGCTGACCTACAAGTGCATACCTGCCTATTGGACGGTTTTGTAAACCAAGTGCGAAAATTTGAAAAAGCCAAAGCCCAGCCCGCTCAGGATACCCCCGAAAGGTAA